Proteins encoded within one genomic window of Brachybacterium avium:
- a CDS encoding DNA glycosylase AlkZ-like family protein, with protein sequence MTQRHLAGARILAQGLVGEPRFPDPAAAARAFGAHQGQDVAGVMASLALRTGGDLDAVLAAFDRGEVVRGYPMRGTVFAVAADSLAWLTELCAVAPLRAAISRRGHLELEGHHVQRAQEVLEEIAAEQSVPGKGRGVLRTELIAAWETAGIRTDRGRGYHLLSELISGGIAAYGPWRDGETAVVLARAWLPADTDLAGAFNGERAAAAAELARRYLTSHGPAGERDLAWWSKLPLGTIRAALPLIESQLESGYADRAGRLHATAVAARGGDGERLWWRPGLAEDYAAAEKETMRELLLPGFDELVLGYRDRLYLMDPERHCALVPGNNGVFKRAALRRGEVVGLWSRKGTAGKRRLVLQELCTVSPTQHRRFETLFAAFPYTAA encoded by the coding sequence ATGACTCAGCGACACCTCGCCGGCGCCCGGATCCTCGCCCAGGGCCTGGTCGGGGAGCCCCGCTTCCCCGATCCCGCCGCGGCGGCGCGGGCGTTCGGTGCACACCAGGGCCAGGATGTGGCGGGGGTGATGGCCTCCCTCGCCCTGCGCACCGGGGGCGACCTGGACGCGGTGCTCGCCGCCTTCGACCGCGGGGAGGTGGTGCGCGGCTATCCGATGCGCGGCACCGTCTTCGCGGTCGCCGCCGATTCGCTCGCCTGGCTCACCGAGCTCTGCGCCGTCGCTCCGCTGCGGGCCGCGATCTCCCGGCGCGGGCATCTCGAGCTGGAGGGCCATCACGTGCAGCGGGCCCAGGAGGTGCTCGAGGAGATCGCCGCGGAGCAGTCGGTGCCGGGGAAGGGCCGCGGAGTGCTGCGCACGGAGCTCATCGCGGCGTGGGAGACGGCAGGGATCCGCACCGACCGGGGCCGCGGCTACCACCTGCTGTCGGAGCTGATCTCCGGTGGCATCGCCGCCTACGGCCCGTGGCGCGACGGGGAGACCGCGGTGGTGCTCGCTCGGGCCTGGCTGCCCGCCGACACCGACCTCGCGGGCGCCTTCAACGGTGAACGGGCAGCGGCCGCCGCCGAGCTCGCCCGGCGGTACCTCACCAGCCACGGCCCGGCGGGGGAGCGCGACCTCGCCTGGTGGTCCAAACTGCCGCTGGGGACGATCCGGGCGGCGCTGCCGCTGATCGAGTCCCAGCTGGAGAGCGGATACGCGGACCGGGCCGGCCGGCTCCACGCCACCGCCGTGGCGGCCCGCGGAGGGGATGGCGAGCGGCTGTGGTGGCGGCCGGGACTGGCCGAGGACTATGCCGCCGCGGAGAAGGAGACGATGCGCGAGCTGCTGCTGCCCGGCTTCGACGAGCTGGTGCTCGGCTACCGCGACCGGCTCTACCTGATGGACCCCGAGCGGCACTGCGCGCTGGTGCCCGGCAACAACGGGGTGTTCAAGCGGGCGGCGCTGCGCCGCGGCGAGGTGGTGGGGCTCTGGAGCCGGAAGGGCACGGCTGGGAAGCGGAGGCTCGTGCTTCAGGAGCTGTGCACTGTGAGCCCGACGCAGCACCGCCGCTTCGAGACGCTCTTCGCGGCGTTCCCGTACACCGCCGCCTGA
- a CDS encoding rhomboid family intramembrane serine protease: MERPSYGYSAEDNPDPQAPPVCPRHPDRVSYVRCKRCERPACPDCQRPTSVGVLCVDCEREISRQQASTRPRNAMGARMGQRTPYVTYTLIGLCVLAYLGQTIAPQLVVQLGLFVPFRAVAMPWTFFTAGFLHGGLLHLGLNMYALWIVGRYLEQVLGRVRFSAVYLVSMLGGHTAVYLIANSLEQSWYTGTLGASGGVFGLFAAMFIVNRHLGGQTMQILVLIGLNLVITFTVPGISWQGHLGGLLLGAAVTAGMFALRPKAVAGADRQALARRSALVHSAVVAAAVVLCVVLIVVKTLLVIGQ, encoded by the coding sequence ATGGAACGACCGAGCTACGGCTACAGCGCCGAGGACAATCCGGACCCGCAGGCCCCACCGGTGTGCCCGCGGCACCCCGACCGGGTGAGCTACGTGCGCTGCAAGCGCTGCGAGCGCCCGGCCTGTCCGGACTGCCAGCGCCCCACCTCGGTGGGGGTGCTGTGCGTGGACTGCGAGCGGGAGATCTCCCGGCAGCAGGCCTCGACCCGGCCGCGGAACGCGATGGGCGCCCGCATGGGCCAGCGCACCCCGTATGTCACCTACACCCTGATCGGCCTGTGCGTGCTGGCGTACCTCGGGCAGACGATCGCCCCGCAGCTCGTGGTGCAGCTGGGGCTGTTCGTCCCCTTCCGTGCCGTGGCGATGCCGTGGACCTTCTTCACCGCCGGTTTCCTGCACGGCGGGCTCCTGCACCTGGGGCTGAACATGTATGCGCTGTGGATCGTGGGGAGGTATCTCGAGCAGGTGCTCGGCCGCGTCCGGTTCTCCGCGGTCTACCTGGTCTCGATGCTCGGCGGGCACACCGCCGTGTACCTGATCGCGAACTCGCTGGAGCAGTCCTGGTACACCGGCACCCTCGGGGCCAGCGGCGGTGTGTTCGGCCTGTTCGCCGCCATGTTCATCGTCAACCGGCACCTGGGCGGGCAGACCATGCAGATCCTCGTCCTGATCGGCCTGAACCTCGTCATCACCTTCACCGTCCCGGGGATCTCCTGGCAGGGGCACCTGGGCGGCCTGCTGCTCGGCGCCGCCGTGACCGCGGGGATGTTCGCCCTCCGTCCCAAGGCGGTTGCCGGGGCGGACCGGCAGGCGCTGGCGCGCCGCTCCGCCCTCGTGCACTCCGCGGTGGTCGCGGCAGCGGTGGTGCTGTGCGTGGTGCTGATCGTGGTCAAGACCCTGCTGGTGATCGGGCAGTGA